A part of Agromyces protaetiae genomic DNA contains:
- a CDS encoding thioredoxin family protein, whose protein sequence is MPTVDLTLETFEKTILEGGTVFVDFWAAWCGPCLQFAPNYQAAAEANPDLVFAKVDTEAQQQLAAAMNIRSIPTIMAFKDGVGVFAQAGALPRPVLDDLISQVRALDMDEVRAQLAAQEADDAADDEVSEQSA, encoded by the coding sequence ATGCCTACCGTCGACCTGACCCTGGAGACCTTCGAGAAGACCATCCTCGAGGGCGGCACCGTCTTCGTGGATTTCTGGGCCGCGTGGTGCGGGCCCTGTCTGCAGTTCGCCCCCAACTACCAGGCGGCGGCCGAGGCGAACCCAGACCTCGTCTTCGCGAAGGTCGACACCGAGGCGCAGCAGCAGCTCGCGGCGGCGATGAACATCCGCTCGATTCCGACGATCATGGCCTTCAAAGACGGCGTGGGCGTCTTCGCGCAGGCCGGCGCGCTCCCCCGGCCCGTGCTCGACGACCTCATCTCACAGGTGCGCGCGCTCGACATGGACGAGGTACGCGCGCAGCTCGCCGCGCAAGAGGCGGACGACGCGGCAGACGACGAGGTCTCCGAGCAGAGCGCCTGA